CGTGTTTCAACAGCCTGATTAGGGTTCGGCGGGATCGGCGTCCAACTCCATATTCCAATACAGATAGTCGCGCCAGCTTTCCGGCGTGTTGCGGATACCGATCGTGATCGTGATGACCGGACTCCAGCGCGGCTTCATCGGCCTCTTCTTCAACCGCATCCCGGCCTCTTCAGGCGTGCGCCCGCTCTTGCGGTTGTTGCAGCGCCAGCAAGCCGTGGTGATATTCTCCCAGGTCTTCTTCCCGCCTTTGGCAATCGGCACCACGTGATCGAAGGTGAGTTCTTCCGTCCTGAACTTCCGGTTGCAATACTGGCAGGTATAGCCGTCGCGCGTGAAAATGTTGATGCGGGAAAACTTCACCGCCCGGTGGCTGTCTTTTATCCGCACCAGCTTGAGCAGGCGCATGACCGCGGGCAGTTTGATCGAGAGGGAAATACCGTGGATTTCACGGTCGTAGACTTCAAGGACTTCGACTTTACCCTGCCAGAGCAGAGCAATCGCTTTTTGCCAATGCACAACCCGCAGGGGTTCGTACGTCGAGTTGAGCAGGAGCGTCATTTCCATGCAACAACCTCATTCCTAACTGGACTCCTCAGCCGAACAGGCATCGAGAGGGTCAGGGGCATATTTCTTCCTTCTATGCCATAAGCACTGGGTGAAATCAAGCAACCCCGTATCCCGCGCCATCTGGACGCGAGGGCCATTTTTTTGAGACACTGCGCCGCATGAGTGAATTCGTGACAGTCGCCCCATTGGCCGACCTCCCGCCAGGAACCGGACGCACCGTGGACGTGAAGGGCATTTGGATCGCCCTCTATAACGTGGACGGAACCCTCTACGCCGTCGATAACACCTGCCCGCATGCAGGCGGGCCGCTCGGCGAAGGAAAGATGAAAGAGGGCATCGTGGAATGCCCCTGGCACGGCTGGAAATTCGATGTGCGGACCGGACAGCGCGTCAACAATCCCAACTTCACCGTGGCCTGCTGCGACGTGCGCGTCGTCGAGGGCCAGATCCAGATCAAGCTCCCGGCAGACCTGGCATAGCTCGCACGCCACTCCACACGCCCGCCATCAGTGACCGAGAAGGTCACTTGATAGCTGGCACCGCTCTAATCCTCCGTAAGTATCGAACCCTCTCCCGCAACGCCATTTTTCTTTCGTCACGCAAATCTTTTCACACCCGCCTTCCTTGCAGCTTTCTGCAAATCTTCATCGAGTGTGGCCAGTGGAAGGCCCAATCGCAAGGCAAGTTCGAGGTATGACGCATCATATGAGGACAGCTTGTACCGGCGCGCCAGCTGAAGCGTATGAGACAACGCATGGACAAACGTGGCTGAGTCCGCCTCGATATCCACATCTTCCAACATCTCAAGGAATGCCCCACTCCGGGCTTCCGTCACCAAGGCCTTCTCTTCCGCCTTGGCAATGACATTCGCCACCTCCAAGCCCCAGGTCGCAGGGACAAGTGCTTGGGCCTCTTGCATCATATCCAACACTTTGCCGGCGTACGCGAGGTCTTGTGGCTTGCCATCGCCGAAAAACCACCGCATGGTCACCGAATTATCAAGCACAAACCTCACGCGCGCCCCTCCTCAAGAAGGGCCTTGATATCGACCCCACGCACCGGATCAGCCAGCATGAAAGCCTTCAGTTTTGCGGCTGCTGAAACTTTATCCTTGGCTCTTGCGCCCGCACTCGGCACGAGGTCCGCAATAGCTTCTCCTCGATTGGTAATCGTAAAACTCTTACCCGCCTTGACCTGCCGGAGCAATTCAGGAAGCTTCGTCTTCGCTTCATACGAACCAATTTCTGTCCTCATGCGCTCCTCCTCTCGCCCCCATTTTCTACAGACCAGTATATAGACCAGTCTGATACTGGTCAACAGCCACGCCAACGGAATAATGGGACCAGGCATGAGTGTTGACTTGTTTCGGCCTTGGATGGAGCAGCCTCACCGCTGACTCGCCACCCTCGCATTGACTTCGAGGGTGAGATTTATTTGAGGTCCTAAATACGTATCAGGGGGGGGGCTTGGCACGGCTGGAAATTCGATGTGCGAACCGGGCAGCGCGTCAACAATCCCAACTTCACCGTGACCTGCTACGAGGCACGCGTCGTCGAGGGCCAGATTCAGATCAAACTCCCGGAACATTTAGAATAACCGCATCTCTCGCCCCAAAAGCTCACCGCCATATCAAGGCCGGTGCTTGGATCAATCGAGGCTCCAACCGGGGCGTTTGACCCGAGGCTAAAGCTGAGCACGTTGGACTCCGGCCCAATGTTGGAGTCGTCCGGATCGGTGGCCGGAACCGTGAGGGTCAGCGTTCTCCCCTGCTCGACCGACTGGGCGGGAATCCCTGCAATCACCGGGGCATCATTCGTCGGGGTGATCGTGAAGGAGACCGTGGCGAGATTCGAGAAAGTGATCCCGTCGCTCACGCGATAGGTGAAGGAGTCGCTCAGCGTCTCGCTGCCGTTGTGGACGTAGGTAAAGCTACCGTCGGCGTTGAGTCTCAGCGTGCCATATAAAGGACTGCTGACAAGAGCGGCTGACAAGCCTGTTGGGGCCGTATCGGGGTCAGAATCGTTCTGCAGAAGGCCAGAGGCGAGAGACACGAGGCGAGTGGAACCTTCGGCGACAGAATAGGAGTCGTTGACGGCAACCGGTGCGACGGTCGGTGTGCCATCCGTGAGTAGCACGTTGTCGATGGTCACCGTGGAGGTCCGGTCGCCGAAGCCGAGCAGGTCGAACGAGAGCCGTGCCCCCGCCCCTGCCATGATGCCGGTCAGATCGATATTAACGACCCAGGCACGAGACGAGGGGCTAGAGGTGAGCAGCGTCACAGTCACACCCGGAGCCAAGAACATAGTGCCGTCGGCTTGGATGTTGAGCAACGAGTCGGTGTGATCCAGACCTCTAATGGTGAATGGTCGGAGTCGATTGACGTCCCCGAACCAGATAGACCAGACAGACCAAATAGACCTACATCGAGTGATGATGGGAGCCGGCGAATACCGGGGTCAATGGAGCCAGCCATGAGACGCGTGCCATCCACCGCGGAACTCACATGGCCCAAGCCCATCACGTGCCCGAGTTCATGCATGAGCACGGTCATGAGGTCGATCTTGCCTGCAGCGGCACCATTTGGGTCGGCTGATAGCTGATGGCTGATAGCAAGAATTCTTCACTCGTGAATGGCGTCGGATCCACGAACCACCCATACCCGGCGGCATCGGTATCCAGCGTGATCGTTGTGCCGGACGTGAGCGCCAGATACCCATCAGCCAGATCGGCAATAGTAATGGTGGCCTGGTTGAGCAGCGTGAGTTGATCAAAAGAAAGTGACGAGTGACGCGTGAACAGTGATGGGTTCGATGCCTCAGGACTAGATAGACTAGACAGACCGAACAGACCAGACAGACCATTTCCCACAGAAGGATTGACCACATTCCGATCAGGCGGTACAGTTTGGTTACCGAATGAGAGACTATGCTGAAGCGTGTTCTGATTATCCTGGTCCTCGTTCTGACTCAGACCGGGTGTGATGCCAAATATGGGGAGGATCTGTCCCCTTTTGTCCGAGGTAAGCTGGACGCTCAGGGACAACTCGACCTCGAGCGGCAGAAGCGGGAACTGCTTCAGATTGAGGACATCAAGGTTGGAACTGGTCCCGTCGCCGCTTGGGGACGACGTCTCTCCGCCGATTTGACTGTTCGGTACACCGACGGCACTCTGATCTATCAAGGCCCGATCTACACTTACGTTGGATTCGTCGACATTACCGGCATCGAAAATGATATCCGAAGCGGTCCATTTCTCACGGGAATCAACGGAGGCATTCAGTTGGCGCTGAACGGCATGGCCGTTGGTGGTCAACGCCGATTCACTGTCGACAGGAGTTTGGTCTGTTTGAATATCAAGATGGATGCCGGTCCCAACGCTACTTGTGGCCTGATTGAGCGAATCAAAGTCCGAAAAGATAAATTGATTGCGGAGGCCGCTCTCACCGAATCCTGCATTCCCTTGAGCTTCCGCGCCATCTATATGAATGGGGAATACCTGCTGCATTTCCGAGCCGGTTGCCGCAATTCCGATCTGCCTCGACTCGCCCCCAACGGTCCCATTTGGCACGTTTACTAAACTAGGGGAAAGAGATGGGGTCATTGCTTGACTTTGCACTACCACCCTCTTACCCTCCCGCCTCATGGCCCGCCAACTGCGATTGGAATATCCCGGCGCCCTCTACCACCTGACCGCCCGCGGCAACGAGCAGCAGTCCATCTTTCACGATGACACCGACCGGCAGCATTTCCTCACCTTGCTCGGGCGCGAAATCCTCCAGCAGCGCTGGCGGTGTTATGCTTATTGCCTGATGGGGAATCATTATCATCTGCTCCTCGACACACCCGAACCAAATCTGAGCCGCGGTATGCGGCGGCTGAATGGCAGCTATACCCAGCGCTTCAATTGGCGTCATCAGCGCGTCGGCCATCTCTTGCAGGGGCGGTTCAAGAGTATCGTGGTCGAGCGCGAGAGTTATCTCTTGGAGCTCTGCCGGTATGTGGTGCTGAATCCGGTGCGGGCAGGCATGGTGTCGACTCCAGAGGAGTGGGCATGGAGTAGCTATGGAGCGACGGCCGGAGTCAGTACAGCCCCGCCATGGCTCAATGTGGCGAGTGTGCTCGAGCTGTTCGAGGCGGATCAGGCGCGAGCGCGGCAGGCTTATCGGCAGTTCGTGGCGGACGGGATCGGGCGCCCCTCACCCTGGTCGGAGATTACGGGCCAGATTTTCCTGGGAAGTCCGTCTTTTCGGGAACGAATGGCAGAACGACTGCCCAAGCAGCGACCGGCTAATGTGCCGCGCGCCCAAACTGATCCTACCAGGCTGGTGCCGGATGAGATTCTTATTCGCGTGGCAACCGTATTTGGGATTTCACCGCCAGCAATCATAGCCAGAACACATCGCGAGGCCTACCACACGGCAGTATGGCTATTGAGACGCGCCGCCAACGAGCCGCTGAATACGGTCGCCATCCGTTTTGGGGTCTCAGCTTCCAGGATTTCAAAGATTCAAGATGCTGTCGAATCAACGCCCCTCACGCCCCAACAACTCCAGGTGATGACGGAGTGCAAAGTCAAGCAATGACCCCAGCTCGCCCGTGTCAACAATCCCAACTTCACCGTGGCCTGCTGCGACGTGCGCGTCGTCGACGGCCAGATCCAGATCAAACTCCCGGCAGACCTGGCATAGGCGGCATCGGCGGGGCTCCTGGCAACGGAGGCGCAGGCGTCTGCGGGCGCTCGGAGTCCGGCGGCTTGGGAGTGACCCCATCTGCTGGCAACGAAGCCGCGTTCACTTTCTTCACGCCCAGGTGCGCGTGCCAGATAAACTCCCGCTCAAACCATTGCCCGCTCACACTTTGATCCCGAAGCTGCACCCGGATCTCGTAGAGATCCCCTTCAACCTGCTTAACCCGCCATTCCCCAAGCCGGACGCCTTCGCCCCGCTCTTTTTTAGCGCGCACATGTTCATTCATCGCTTGAAGAATCGTCGGAAATCCCAGTGCCTGATGGGTCTGCACGAGCGCCAGCGCCTCGGCGGCCCGCTTGTCGGCCATGGGATTGAGCGCGGGCGGCTTCATCCAGACGTAGGCCACTCCTCCAAAGACCAGCACGGCCACGACGGCATAGTGGAGCGTTTTGACGAGAGACGATGACCGCGATTGGCCAGAGACAGTGCGAGACGAATCGGTACTCATGAACCCCCACACACGTTCCAGATCAGGTGAAGAGCCATATCGAAATCCCACGGCATCTTAGGAACCCCTTCGGGAGGTTGTCAATGGCGGCGCGCCCCACCTTGTCTGACCAAAAGCGGGTGTGCTACAAGTACCGCACACATTGAAGCAACACGATCGATACACCCTGAGCATATGGCATGAAATTCTTCCTGTACGGCGATAACCTGAATCTCACCCAGCTCAAGCGGCGAGCCCCGGAACATAAGTTCCTCTACCTGGCGACGTTGGCGGACCACACCATCAAGTTCTGCCGCTGGTCCTCGCAATGGCGCTGCGGCCTGGCCAGCATCGCCCCCTCACCGGGCGAGAAAGTCTGGGGCGGCGTGTTCGAGTTGACCGACGAAGACCTGAAGATCATGGATCAGTTCGAGGACGACGTGCCGCAAGGCGCGTATCGGCACCTCCAGATCACCGTCGTGAACGAGGCCGGAGACAAAGAGCTCGTCACGACCTATGCCGCCAACCCGATCGGCAAATT
The Nitrospira sp. genome window above contains:
- a CDS encoding gamma-glutamylcyclotransferase family protein; this encodes MKFFLYGDNLNLTQLKRRAPEHKFLYLATLADHTIKFCRWSSQWRCGLASIAPSPGEKVWGGVFELTDEDLKIMDQFEDDVPQGAYRHLQITVVNEAGDKELVTTYAANPIGKFKPKDHYLDWVLKGLKQWKLPEEAIEQWQAYRPH
- a CDS encoding type II toxin-antitoxin system prevent-host-death family antitoxin; this encodes MRTEIGSYEAKTKLPELLRQVKAGKSFTITNRGEAIADLVPSAGARAKDKVSAAAKLKAFMLADPVRGVDIKALLEEGRA
- a CDS encoding HNH endonuclease, encoding MEMTLLLNSTYEPLRVVHWQKAIALLWQGKVEVLEVYDREIHGISLSIKLPAVMRLLKLVRIKDSHRAVKFSRINIFTRDGYTCQYCNRKFRTEELTFDHVVPIAKGGKKTWENITTACWRCNNRKSGRTPEEAGMRLKKRPMKPRWSPVITITIGIRNTPESWRDYLYWNMELDADPAEP
- a CDS encoding Ig-like domain-containing protein yields the protein MTLLTSSPSSRAWVVNIDLTGIMAGAGARLSFDLLGFGDRTSTVTIDNVLLTDGTPTVAPVAVNDSYSVAEGSTRLVSLASGLLQNDSDPDTAPTGLSAALVSSPLYGTLRLNADGSFTYVHNGSETLSDSFTYRVSDGITFSNLATVSFTITPTNDAPVIAGIPAQSVEQGRTLTLTVPATDPDDSNIGPESNVLSFSLGSNAPVGASIDPSTGLDMAVSFWGERCGYSKCSGSLI
- a CDS encoding Rieske 2Fe-2S domain-containing protein; protein product: MTVAPLADLPPGTGRTVDVKGIWIALYNVDGTLYAVDNTCPHAGGPLGEGKMKEGIVECPWHGWKFDVRTGQRVNNPNFTVACCDVRVVEGQIQIKLPADLA
- a CDS encoding transposase; this encodes MARQLRLEYPGALYHLTARGNEQQSIFHDDTDRQHFLTLLGREILQQRWRCYAYCLMGNHYHLLLDTPEPNLSRGMRRLNGSYTQRFNWRHQRVGHLLQGRFKSIVVERESYLLELCRYVVLNPVRAGMVSTPEEWAWSSYGATAGVSTAPPWLNVASVLELFEADQARARQAYRQFVADGIGRPSPWSEITGQIFLGSPSFRERMAERLPKQRPANVPRAQTDPTRLVPDEILIRVATVFGISPPAIIARTHREAYHTAVWLLRRAANEPLNTVAIRFGVSASRISKIQDAVESTPLTPQQLQVMTECKVKQ
- a CDS encoding type II toxin-antitoxin system VapC family toxin, producing the protein MRFVLDNSVTMRWFFGDGKPQDLAYAGKVLDMMQEAQALVPATWGLEVANVIAKAEEKALVTEARSGAFLEMLEDVDIEADSATFVHALSHTLQLARRYKLSSYDASYLELALRLGLPLATLDEDLQKAARKAGVKRFA